A stretch of the Mycobacteroides immunogenum genome encodes the following:
- a CDS encoding TetR/AcrR family transcriptional regulator, with protein MTPPVREPRMARGAARRDALLDAALRLLAREGARAVTHRAVATEAGTTHGNARYYFGTLDQLLDEAMRRLAAQQIEEVRKLFTELPDAKIPERIDRLARYVTESLAVDRNSVIARYEFFLEVARRPSLRASLDEWGNTQRAAFAQELRGAGVADPEADAADLLTTVNGLGLEQLALPVEDFETKRLRPAIARFFPQH; from the coding sequence ATGACGCCACCGGTACGCGAGCCGCGCATGGCCCGGGGAGCCGCCCGCCGCGATGCACTGCTCGATGCCGCGCTTCGCCTGCTGGCGCGTGAGGGGGCACGTGCCGTGACGCATCGCGCCGTAGCCACCGAAGCGGGGACCACCCACGGAAATGCCCGGTATTACTTCGGCACCCTGGACCAGCTGCTCGATGAAGCGATGCGGCGCTTGGCCGCTCAGCAGATCGAGGAAGTACGCAAGCTGTTCACCGAGTTGCCCGACGCCAAGATTCCGGAGCGGATCGATCGCTTGGCGCGGTATGTCACTGAGTCGCTGGCCGTCGACCGGAACTCGGTCATCGCGCGGTACGAATTCTTCCTGGAAGTCGCGCGCCGCCCCAGCCTGCGGGCAAGCCTGGACGAATGGGGCAACACCCAGCGCGCGGCCTTCGCCCAGGAACTGCGAGGGGCCGGCGTGGCGGACCCCGAGGCAGATGCCGCCGATCTGCTCACCACCGTGAACGGATTAGGGCTGGAACAGTTGGCGCTCCCCGTGGAGGATTTCGAGACGAAGCGCCTGCGCCCGGCGATCGCGCGCTTCTTTCCTCAGCACTGA
- a CDS encoding PPOX class F420-dependent oxidoreductase — protein sequence MELNDAARALIGAGADATLITINPDGSPQVSVVWVALQSTPDGDELVAAHLSGNYKKLRNIRRDPHVALTVLAPSQPGQQREYLAVTGSARVVEGGAPELLKQLATALLGSDEHFPPPNAPEGFLTRIRVESVGGHGPWA from the coding sequence ATGGAACTGAACGACGCCGCGCGCGCCCTGATCGGAGCGGGCGCCGACGCTACGCTCATCACCATCAACCCCGACGGCAGCCCACAGGTATCCGTGGTGTGGGTCGCCCTGCAGTCCACACCCGACGGTGACGAGTTGGTGGCGGCCCATCTATCGGGTAACTACAAGAAGCTGCGCAACATCCGCCGCGATCCTCACGTCGCCCTGACTGTCCTTGCCCCCAGCCAGCCCGGGCAGCAGCGCGAGTATCTGGCCGTCACTGGCTCGGCACGAGTGGTTGAGGGCGGTGCACCTGAGTTACTCAAACAGCTGGCGACCGCGCTCCTGGGTTCCGACGAGCATTTCCCGCCACCCAACGCGCCGGAGGGATTCCTCACCCGAATCCGAGTCGAGTCAGTGGGCGGGCATGGCCCCTGGGCTTGA
- a CDS encoding aldehyde dehydrogenase family protein, giving the protein MIAVDVLGPNGEYRTRAREVIADIAGKPVAELSIAPPLFVSRSIRAQRSVRPLPAVRRRAALAEAAEIFVGAGIAGHGFDQYVEVVSRVSGLPIAVARASACEVAQAIRHAFDAVAPARPVGATFDWRDERTRRGSAFWARRGEVLAVHASGNSPGVHGGWVQALALGYRVAVRPSRREPFTGHRLVTALRQAGFRPEDALYLPTDHAGAAEIIAAADLAIVYGGQDVAEKYTGDATVLVNGPGRTKILITAEKDWRDYLDVIVESISGQGGMACTNATAVLYEGDPRPLAEAIVARLATIAPLPIADERAVLPVQPLDTARRVAEYLAAKSQGCTALLGADHIVADLGDGSAALRPAVHLLDRPDVDKLNTELAFPCVWIAPWTRADGLVPLRCSLVINAITDDGELIDALVEEPTVSNVYSGRYPTSYASPEIPHDGFLADFLMRTKGFIRG; this is encoded by the coding sequence GTGATCGCAGTGGACGTGCTTGGCCCCAACGGCGAATACCGCACCCGCGCACGTGAAGTGATCGCCGATATCGCGGGGAAACCGGTCGCTGAACTGAGTATCGCGCCGCCGCTGTTTGTCAGCCGCAGCATTCGCGCTCAGCGCAGTGTGCGGCCGTTGCCGGCGGTCCGCAGGCGGGCCGCGCTGGCCGAAGCGGCCGAGATCTTTGTCGGCGCCGGGATAGCAGGTCACGGCTTTGATCAGTACGTCGAGGTGGTCAGCCGGGTATCGGGACTGCCCATCGCTGTTGCGCGGGCCAGCGCCTGCGAGGTCGCGCAGGCCATTCGGCATGCGTTCGACGCGGTCGCACCCGCCAGACCTGTCGGGGCGACATTCGACTGGCGCGATGAGCGCACACGCCGGGGGAGCGCGTTCTGGGCCCGGCGCGGTGAGGTGCTGGCCGTGCACGCGTCGGGCAACAGCCCGGGTGTGCACGGCGGATGGGTGCAGGCGCTGGCGCTGGGATATCGCGTGGCCGTCCGCCCCTCGCGGCGCGAGCCTTTCACCGGACATCGGCTCGTCACCGCTTTGCGGCAGGCGGGGTTTCGGCCCGAAGATGCCCTATATCTGCCCACCGACCATGCCGGTGCGGCCGAAATCATCGCCGCGGCCGACCTCGCCATCGTCTACGGCGGGCAGGACGTCGCCGAGAAGTACACCGGCGACGCCACGGTGCTGGTGAACGGGCCGGGCCGCACCAAGATTCTGATTACCGCAGAAAAGGATTGGCGCGACTATCTTGATGTGATCGTCGAGTCCATCAGTGGACAAGGCGGCATGGCGTGCACCAACGCCACAGCCGTTCTCTACGAGGGCGATCCCCGGCCGCTGGCAGAGGCCATCGTGGCTAGGCTAGCGACGATAGCGCCCCTGCCGATTGCCGATGAACGCGCCGTGCTGCCGGTGCAGCCGCTCGACACGGCCAGAAGAGTTGCCGAGTACCTGGCGGCGAAATCGCAGGGCTGCACAGCGCTTTTGGGCGCCGATCACATCGTTGCCGACCTCGGAGATGGCTCGGCCGCGCTGCGGCCGGCAGTGCATCTGCTTGACCGGCCCGACGTCGACAAACTCAACACCGAATTGGCCTTCCCATGCGTGTGGATCGCGCCGTGGACGCGCGCCGATGGTCTTGTCCCGCTGAGATGTTCGCTGGTGATCAATGCGATCACCGATGACGGGGAACTCATAGACGCACTTGTCGAGGAGCCGACGGTGTCCAACGTCTATAGCGGCAGGTACCCCACCTCATACGCGTCCCCCGAGATCCCGCATGACGGATTCCTCGCGGATTTCCTGATGCGTACCAAGGGTTTCATCCGGGGCTGA
- a CDS encoding phenazine antibiotic biosynthesis protein, with protein MAHIDFSLLDVPRTAPVADPEAYLRAAIAWHFGQDTGSPFWLRTARTLSFNPLTDVNGFDDLRLFPNLVNELRNTPVEDLVPRGYGSPAPVPKVFESGGTTGAPKRTAQLPDWVEQVTQWQIEDFTMGGFVAGQGLLFLMPSGPHGVGHFSRAVSERLGSVFYPVDLDPRWVKKIAARGATAEVSAYVEHVLEQARFVLHTQNVANLHTSPPLLGAIARDDTMADLVNQKIRYILLSGAHVDLDTLDLLREIFPTTAIAMAFGSTMILSQAKTRVDSDVYVFDPRTPYVVFWVIDPVTGDRVSDGQRGQVVMNHISKGMFIPNNLERDTAIRRQGPDGQIGDSVSEVAPVATFDGEAVIEGVY; from the coding sequence ATGGCCCATATCGATTTTTCGCTGCTGGATGTGCCACGAACCGCGCCGGTGGCCGATCCCGAGGCCTATCTACGCGCCGCGATCGCCTGGCACTTCGGACAGGACACCGGCTCACCGTTCTGGCTGCGCACCGCGCGCACGCTGAGCTTCAACCCGTTGACCGATGTGAACGGGTTCGATGACCTGCGGTTGTTCCCAAACCTTGTCAATGAGCTGCGGAACACGCCCGTCGAGGATCTCGTTCCGCGAGGCTACGGATCGCCGGCGCCCGTCCCCAAAGTGTTCGAATCCGGAGGCACCACGGGGGCGCCCAAACGCACGGCACAGCTTCCCGACTGGGTTGAGCAGGTCACCCAGTGGCAGATCGAGGACTTCACGATGGGTGGCTTCGTGGCCGGCCAGGGTCTGCTGTTCCTGATGCCGAGCGGTCCACACGGTGTCGGACACTTCTCGCGCGCGGTGAGCGAGCGGCTCGGTTCGGTGTTCTATCCGGTGGACCTGGATCCGCGATGGGTCAAGAAGATCGCCGCGCGGGGCGCCACCGCCGAGGTGTCCGCATACGTGGAGCACGTACTGGAGCAGGCTCGGTTCGTGCTGCACACGCAGAACGTGGCCAATCTGCACACCAGCCCGCCGCTGCTGGGTGCGATAGCCCGCGATGACACCATGGCCGACTTGGTGAACCAGAAGATCCGCTACATCCTGCTTAGCGGTGCGCACGTGGACCTCGATACCCTCGATCTGCTCCGCGAGATCTTCCCGACGACGGCCATCGCGATGGCGTTCGGCAGCACAATGATCTTGTCCCAGGCCAAGACCCGCGTCGATAGTGACGTCTACGTGTTCGACCCCCGCACGCCCTATGTCGTTTTTTGGGTGATCGACCCCGTCACGGGGGATCGGGTGTCCGATGGTCAGCGCGGCCAGGTGGTGATGAACCACATCAGCAAGGGCATGTTCATCCCGAACAATCTCGAGCGCGACACCGCGATCCGCAGACAGGGACCTGACGGGCAGATCGGCGACTCGGTCAGCGAAGTGGCTCCGGTCGCGACCTTTGATGGTGAAGCCGTCATCGAAGGCGTCTACTGA
- a CDS encoding adenylate/guanylate cyclase domain-containing protein produces MSDVYRDDAVHPDTIRVFEIAYARMGIGFVRRAMLFCQFALALLFAIVGTLLARLFVPGLTPRDIAVLVTLGFSIFLVDGFLAFGTIAPRLRVIEEWAQTRDPSAAVQVWQVGAQIPLAPLRWDRLLFVAVLNIGWIGVLGWLQSIPIPTLVLFVPGTLLTRLYWMGMRAMLSEQMLRPVLADISTAAGDQPIPVRVRIPVTQRMFVVTLAIAIVAGTVVAGIVGPHTVASLAIGVGVSIAVAVSIAGVLVLLLTRSVTEPVRDLMSAADRIGRGDLDTWVPVTGSDDLGVLAQSFNTMISGLRERDRIRAAFGTYLDPAIADLILTSGNEALALGQEVEVTALFLDVRGFTGYSEHRPASEVVAMLNDLFGIVVPIIGKHGGHVDKFVGDGLLAVFGAPQPHRDHADRALAAALEIARTLDTRPGGPQVGIGLNSGPVVAGNIGGAGRFDFTVIGDTVNVAARVESATRLTGDAILLSEQTLERLENASMATITARPTIPLRGKSETVALYAASMAAESPPESG; encoded by the coding sequence GTGAGCGATGTGTATCGGGATGATGCCGTGCATCCAGACACCATCCGGGTGTTCGAGATCGCATACGCACGCATGGGCATCGGTTTCGTCAGACGCGCAATGCTGTTCTGCCAGTTCGCTCTTGCCCTGTTATTCGCGATCGTCGGCACACTGCTGGCCCGCCTGTTCGTACCGGGCTTGACGCCGCGGGACATCGCGGTGCTCGTTACTCTCGGATTCAGCATCTTCCTCGTCGACGGGTTTCTTGCCTTTGGCACCATCGCGCCACGGCTACGGGTGATCGAGGAATGGGCGCAGACCCGCGACCCCAGCGCCGCTGTTCAGGTGTGGCAGGTAGGCGCCCAGATTCCCTTGGCACCGTTGCGGTGGGATCGACTGCTGTTCGTCGCGGTCCTCAACATCGGGTGGATCGGGGTGCTCGGGTGGCTGCAGTCCATACCCATCCCCACGCTCGTGTTGTTCGTTCCCGGGACGCTGTTGACCAGGCTGTACTGGATGGGCATGCGCGCAATGCTCTCCGAGCAGATGTTGCGGCCGGTACTGGCCGACATCAGCACCGCGGCAGGCGATCAGCCGATTCCCGTCCGGGTGCGCATTCCGGTGACCCAGCGGATGTTCGTGGTCACCCTGGCCATTGCCATCGTCGCCGGAACCGTTGTCGCGGGAATTGTCGGCCCACACACCGTGGCCAGCCTCGCGATTGGGGTGGGCGTCTCGATCGCCGTGGCGGTCAGCATCGCCGGCGTGCTGGTGCTGCTTCTCACCCGTTCGGTGACCGAACCGGTACGCGACTTGATGTCGGCGGCCGATCGCATCGGCCGCGGCGATCTCGACACCTGGGTACCGGTGACCGGCAGCGACGACCTCGGAGTACTTGCCCAGTCGTTCAACACCATGATCAGTGGGCTGCGGGAACGTGACCGCATCCGCGCGGCGTTCGGCACGTATCTGGATCCAGCCATCGCCGATCTCATCCTGACCAGTGGCAACGAAGCCCTGGCACTCGGCCAGGAGGTTGAGGTCACCGCATTGTTCCTGGATGTCCGCGGGTTCACCGGCTACTCAGAGCACCGCCCGGCCAGTGAGGTGGTCGCTATGCTCAATGACCTGTTCGGCATCGTCGTACCCATCATCGGCAAACATGGCGGCCACGTGGACAAGTTCGTCGGCGATGGGCTTCTCGCCGTCTTCGGTGCCCCTCAGCCACACCGCGACCACGCCGATCGGGCGCTGGCGGCGGCCCTGGAAATCGCGCGAACGCTCGATACCCGCCCGGGCGGGCCGCAAGTGGGTATCGGACTCAACTCCGGCCCGGTTGTCGCCGGAAATATCGGGGGCGCGGGACGATTCGACTTCACCGTAATCGGTGACACCGTGAATGTGGCAGCGCGAGTCGAGTCGGCCACCCGGTTGACCGGGGATGCCATTCTGCTGAGCGAGCAGACTCTGGAACGGCTGGAAAACGCCAGTATGGCCACCATCACCGCGCGGCCAACGATTCCGTTGCGAGGTAAATCAGAAACGGTGGCGTTGTACGCGGCTTCGATGGCAGCAGAATCGCCGCCAGAATCAGGCTGA
- a CDS encoding FAD-binding oxidoreductase, producing the protein MAESTGEIVNGCSPDYEDSCAAWNALYRSRPREIIYPKDVYQVQAAVRYARKQGRPLRIRSGGHSFDGYSSVDGGVVISLSKMNTIEIRDDDTVVLGPSARFGSVYPALGLRGLAIPGGTCGGVAVGGNCLGGGAGLLARSHGWLTQSIRSLEVVDAEGEILTVDSEHHPDLFWGLRGAGGNNFGVVTSLTFQAYRLPTLTQGLIRWDWEHFVEVADAFQRWLPTLDSRVNTVAHLERKELGFVAINVISLLPHAETETAVAPLLDALPPIIDQKYVATAYADAVHEAIDPEMLYSKAIRATTLMGSALGPLSRGVLEKLKNRLAVGRGETALYLYGLGGADGVAAQRHRADPVSLPHVNALLAPYTRIYWTDPAEDEYNLAWMAGLGKDILPSLDATYINSHDIHVDDRVYPRYGESFARLVDIKRQYDPSNLFSFQASIPPSLSREEAITLGLPESQIKEAQERGLLSS; encoded by the coding sequence ATGGCTGAGTCGACCGGTGAGATAGTCAACGGCTGCAGTCCTGACTATGAGGATTCCTGTGCTGCATGGAATGCCTTGTATCGCAGTCGTCCTAGGGAGATCATCTACCCGAAGGACGTGTATCAGGTTCAGGCGGCCGTGCGTTACGCCCGCAAGCAGGGGCGGCCTTTGCGGATCCGTTCTGGCGGGCACAGTTTCGATGGGTACTCCTCCGTCGACGGAGGAGTTGTCATCAGCTTGTCAAAAATGAATACGATCGAAATTCGTGACGACGACACCGTTGTACTGGGTCCGTCTGCTCGGTTCGGCTCCGTTTATCCGGCATTGGGTCTGCGCGGATTGGCGATCCCCGGCGGGACGTGTGGTGGGGTGGCTGTCGGGGGCAACTGCCTGGGCGGGGGAGCGGGATTGCTTGCTCGTTCGCACGGATGGCTTACGCAGAGCATCCGGTCGTTGGAAGTTGTCGATGCGGAAGGGGAGATACTCACTGTCGACAGTGAGCATCACCCTGATCTGTTTTGGGGACTCCGTGGCGCCGGCGGGAATAACTTTGGTGTGGTGACATCGTTGACCTTCCAGGCGTATCGGCTGCCTACATTGACTCAAGGGCTCATTCGGTGGGACTGGGAGCACTTCGTTGAAGTTGCTGACGCGTTTCAGCGGTGGCTGCCCACGCTCGATAGTCGAGTAAACACTGTTGCCCACCTTGAGCGTAAGGAGCTTGGCTTTGTTGCGATTAACGTGATTTCATTGCTGCCGCACGCGGAGACGGAGACCGCGGTCGCGCCCCTGCTGGACGCACTGCCCCCAATAATCGATCAGAAATACGTCGCGACCGCGTATGCAGATGCTGTTCACGAGGCTATTGACCCAGAGATGTTGTATTCCAAAGCTATTCGTGCAACGACTTTGATGGGGTCAGCGCTGGGGCCGCTGAGTCGCGGTGTTCTGGAGAAGTTAAAGAACAGACTCGCAGTTGGCAGAGGGGAAACAGCGCTGTATCTGTATGGGTTGGGCGGAGCTGATGGCGTTGCGGCCCAGCGTCATCGCGCAGACCCTGTTTCGTTGCCTCACGTCAATGCGCTGCTTGCGCCATACACGCGAATCTACTGGACAGATCCTGCCGAGGATGAGTACAACCTTGCGTGGATGGCAGGACTTGGCAAGGATATCTTGCCGTCGCTGGACGCCACTTATATCAACAGTCATGATATTCACGTTGATGACCGTGTTTATCCGCGTTATGGGGAGAGCTTCGCGAGGCTTGTCGATATCAAAAGGCAATACGACCCTAGCAACCTATTCAGTTTCCAGGCAAGCATCCCTCCATCGCTGAGCCGTGAAGAGGCGATCACGCTAGGCCTTCCCGAAAGTCAGATCAAAGAGGCTCAAGAGCGTGGCTTGCTTAGCTCGTAG
- a CDS encoding TetR/AcrR family transcriptional regulator, whose amino-acid sequence MSTRKREATPRQDHPRRKQLERTEEARAKLIDAAIYLLGTNGYSGTTLAEVGRRAGFSRGIVSFHFGTKEQLVLAAIHSIREGIRSRLTAEPRVYGLQAIDRLIENYLLSDARAGQRVRAMHVMIIESVTATPALKSAVVENNAIFRDMISEWIRDASDGGEIQLQGQPGDVATILEGMLRGIILQHLAEPEAIDLPNIAHIAKRIVRVYLQAPCDAQG is encoded by the coding sequence ATGTCAACGCGAAAGCGGGAGGCTACTCCCAGACAAGACCATCCACGCCGCAAACAACTCGAACGCACAGAGGAAGCGCGCGCAAAACTTATCGATGCTGCTATCTATCTCCTCGGCACCAATGGGTACAGCGGAACGACGCTGGCTGAAGTCGGCCGCAGGGCCGGATTCAGCCGCGGCATAGTCAGCTTCCATTTCGGAACTAAAGAACAGCTGGTTCTTGCTGCCATCCACTCAATCCGTGAAGGTATCCGTTCACGACTGACAGCCGAGCCGCGCGTCTATGGCTTGCAGGCCATAGACCGACTGATCGAAAACTACTTACTTAGTGACGCCAGAGCCGGACAGCGCGTCCGTGCAATGCATGTCATGATCATTGAATCAGTCACCGCCACACCAGCATTGAAGTCAGCGGTCGTCGAGAATAACGCGATCTTCCGAGACATGATCAGCGAATGGATACGTGACGCCTCTGACGGTGGCGAGATTCAACTACAAGGCCAACCAGGCGACGTGGCAACTATTCTCGAGGGAATGCTACGCGGCATCATCCTCCAGCACCTTGCTGAACCTGAAGCAATCGATCTTCCTAACATCGCTCATATCGCGAAGCGAATTGTCCGCGTATACCTCCAAGCACCATGCGACGCACAAGGCTAA